In Acidaminococcus timonensis, one DNA window encodes the following:
- a CDS encoding phage portal protein, translating to MSERDFYLSPTGNMYRLMRDSYYGDGGYRGAYLIPHKRETEQNYRDRQQTAYYLNHFSLIVNALVNPIFKRRPLRDWTGTASPVAEAFLEDVDGAGNDMDSFMQAAALSAKLYGAVFIVVENFQAMDLPASMGEALAQRKFPYAYTLDPDRVEGVSIDKNGRVLSIKFRDTAVSSTMGDDKERTVYFDTRRWAVYENGQMVSSGDHNLGEVPVVWFPSQHVKNGELNPTPELYPIAGIACSLYNHCSWLTEILRNQTFPLLTFPSKEASDLIIGNNNALCYDGDTVRFQPGFISPPSDPAALIQSQIKNMVEEMYRISGLTFSTTTKQEASGISRQWEFERTNQRLSAFAKRCAAAEKKILALVAKWMGLDLEYTATYSNDFGITDVATELKNAQAVLDMQLTNKIKVEVAKQVLTAYVPELPADRFDAIITDIEKQETEPAYNEPPQPAEPPEPPEPEDEEEPPEE from the coding sequence ATGAGCGAACGAGATTTTTATTTGAGCCCCACCGGCAACATGTACCGGCTGATGCGGGACTCCTACTATGGGGACGGAGGCTACCGGGGTGCGTACCTGATCCCACACAAGAGGGAAACCGAACAGAACTACCGGGACCGTCAGCAGACGGCGTATTACCTGAACCATTTTTCCTTGATCGTGAACGCCCTGGTGAATCCCATCTTCAAGCGGCGGCCGCTGCGGGATTGGACCGGAACGGCCAGCCCGGTGGCAGAGGCGTTCCTGGAAGATGTGGACGGAGCCGGGAATGACATGGACAGCTTTATGCAGGCTGCGGCCCTGTCGGCCAAACTGTACGGAGCTGTTTTCATCGTGGTGGAGAACTTTCAGGCCATGGACCTGCCGGCTTCCATGGGTGAAGCCCTGGCCCAGCGGAAATTTCCTTATGCGTACACCCTGGACCCGGACCGGGTGGAAGGCGTGAGTATCGACAAGAACGGCCGGGTGCTGTCCATCAAGTTCCGGGATACGGCGGTGAGCAGCACCATGGGCGACGACAAGGAACGGACGGTGTACTTTGACACCCGGCGCTGGGCGGTCTACGAGAATGGCCAGATGGTTTCTTCCGGTGATCACAATCTGGGAGAGGTCCCGGTAGTGTGGTTCCCCAGCCAGCACGTGAAGAACGGCGAGCTGAATCCCACACCGGAGCTGTACCCTATCGCCGGGATCGCCTGCAGCCTGTACAATCACTGCTCCTGGCTGACGGAAATCCTGCGGAACCAGACATTCCCGCTTTTGACTTTTCCCAGCAAGGAAGCTTCTGACCTGATTATCGGGAACAACAACGCTCTTTGCTACGACGGGGACACGGTGCGGTTCCAGCCCGGGTTCATTTCCCCGCCCAGCGATCCGGCTGCGCTGATTCAGAGCCAGATCAAGAACATGGTGGAAGAGATGTACCGGATTTCCGGGCTGACGTTCTCCACCACGACCAAACAGGAGGCCAGCGGCATCAGCCGGCAGTGGGAGTTCGAACGGACAAACCAGCGCCTTTCTGCTTTTGCCAAGCGATGTGCGGCGGCGGAAAAGAAGATTCTGGCCCTGGTGGCCAAATGGATGGGCCTGGACCTGGAATACACGGCGACCTACTCCAATGACTTCGGCATCACGGACGTGGCCACGGAGCTGAAGAACGCCCAGGCCGTCCTGGATATGCAGCTGACCAACAAAATCAAGGTGGAGGTGGCCAAACAGGTACTGACAGCTTATGTGCCGGAGCTGCCTGCTGACCGGTTTGATGCCATCATTACCGACATTGAAAAGCAGGAGACAGAGCCGGCTTATAACGAGCCACCCCAGCCGGCTGAACCCCCGGAGCCGCCTGAACCAGAGGACGAAGAGGAACCACCGGAAGAGTAG
- a CDS encoding phage scaffolding protein has product MYTLDQIFAALGGVENGGAMVADLQAIITGARNEAAANRVERNKVLDALGLRGSENPEAALNNLRTTLEALKKTGNPETLGSQITALQDQVKELTDKYAASEEKAKAEHTKRINTAMHSALQAALAKGNALNPEAFIKLLEDKVEVGNDDSLSMKVGDKAVSIDEGVKDWLTTNPWAVKNTAAGGAGSGSAGNPKKVYTPDDLKGMTPAEINAHWNEIKDSMKG; this is encoded by the coding sequence ATGTATACCCTTGATCAAATCTTTGCCGCCCTTGGCGGGGTGGAAAACGGTGGTGCCATGGTGGCGGATCTGCAGGCCATCATCACCGGTGCCCGGAACGAAGCAGCCGCCAACCGGGTGGAACGGAACAAGGTGCTGGACGCCCTTGGCCTCCGTGGCAGCGAGAACCCCGAAGCGGCCCTGAACAACCTGCGAACGACTCTGGAAGCCCTGAAAAAGACAGGTAACCCGGAAACCCTGGGCAGTCAGATCACCGCCCTGCAGGACCAAGTGAAGGAGCTGACGGATAAGTATGCTGCATCCGAAGAAAAAGCCAAAGCTGAACACACGAAGCGCATCAACACGGCAATGCATTCTGCACTGCAGGCCGCCCTGGCCAAAGGGAATGCACTAAATCCGGAAGCTTTCATCAAGCTCCTGGAGGACAAGGTGGAAGTAGGCAATGATGATTCCCTGAGCATGAAGGTAGGGGACAAGGCCGTGTCTATCGACGAAGGTGTGAAGGACTGGCTGACGACCAACCCCTGGGCTGTGAAGAACACGGCAGCAGGCGGCGCCGGAAGCGGCAGCGCTGGCAATCCGAAAAAGGTGTATACCCCTGATGATCTGAAAGGCATGACGCCGGCTGAGATCAACGCACACTGGAATGAAATCAAAGATTCTATGAAAGGATGA
- a CDS encoding P22 phage major capsid protein family protein, with protein sequence MAISTFIPALWSARLLAHLDKNLVLGNLVNRDYEGEIKNLGDRVKINQIADVTIKDYKKGTDLVYDDTDGTPTELVIDQQKYFALKVNDVDAAQANIDLMDRSLERASYALRDVIDQRVAGHAKEAGTILTLKDMEAPEQAYETIVKMGTKLDENNVPRIGRWLVIPPWLYGLLQKDQRFVGTGSAAAESRLTTGNVGSAAGFQIYESNNLAYVKSTDTTSVMAGTNAAISMATQIIKTESLRLEKDFSDAVRGLLVYGSLVVQPKALVTLNTNPKAEIVTP encoded by the coding sequence ATGGCAATTTCTACTTTTATCCCTGCCCTGTGGTCCGCACGTCTGCTGGCCCACCTGGACAAGAACCTGGTCCTGGGCAACCTGGTGAACCGGGACTATGAAGGCGAAATCAAGAACCTGGGCGACCGGGTGAAGATCAACCAGATCGCTGACGTAACCATCAAGGATTATAAGAAAGGCACTGATTTGGTGTATGACGACACCGACGGCACCCCCACTGAACTGGTCATCGACCAGCAGAAATACTTCGCCCTGAAGGTGAACGACGTGGACGCTGCCCAGGCCAACATCGACCTGATGGACCGGAGCCTGGAACGGGCCTCCTACGCCCTGCGTGATGTAATCGACCAGCGGGTAGCCGGCCACGCCAAGGAAGCCGGCACCATCCTGACCCTGAAGGACATGGAAGCCCCGGAACAGGCTTACGAAACCATCGTGAAGATGGGCACCAAGCTGGACGAAAACAACGTGCCCCGGATCGGCCGCTGGCTGGTGATCCCGCCCTGGCTGTATGGACTGCTGCAGAAGGACCAGCGTTTCGTTGGTACCGGCAGCGCAGCGGCGGAAAGCCGTCTGACCACCGGCAACGTGGGTTCTGCAGCTGGCTTCCAGATCTATGAATCCAACAACCTGGCCTATGTGAAATCCACTGATACCACGTCCGTTATGGCCGGTACCAATGCAGCGATTTCCATGGCCACCCAGATCATCAAGACGGAATCCCTGCGGCTGGAAAAAGACTTCAGCGATGCAGTCCGTGGCCTTCTGGTCTATGGGTCCCTGGTGGTGCAACCGAAAGCTCTGGTGACCCTGAACACCAACCCCAAGGCTGAAATCGTTACGCCCTGA
- a CDS encoding phage tail tube protein, giving the protein MADKVRAKLAAVHTKLEGKYVLVYLNFGESATEAAPKWAMIGGQKSGDLDLSADSIDASDKTSGGWGEKYPGIKTSELSVEGNIVGGDEAYQALRDAFNAGEPVDICRYDSKNKTADRNWYSITELSDETPHDDVATFSMKLEGIGAPKYYKNLTSVDSVGTTAASSSSTTTTGK; this is encoded by the coding sequence ATGGCAGATAAAGTTCGTGCCAAACTGGCGGCGGTACACACCAAGCTGGAAGGCAAATATGTACTGGTATACCTGAATTTCGGGGAAAGCGCTACGGAAGCTGCTCCCAAATGGGCCATGATCGGTGGCCAGAAATCCGGCGACCTGGATCTGAGCGCTGACTCCATCGACGCCAGCGACAAGACCAGCGGCGGCTGGGGTGAGAAGTATCCTGGCATCAAGACTTCTGAACTGAGCGTGGAAGGGAACATCGTAGGCGGGGACGAAGCCTACCAGGCCCTGCGGGATGCCTTCAACGCCGGTGAACCGGTTGATATCTGCCGGTACGACAGCAAGAACAAGACGGCAGACCGGAACTGGTACTCCATTACCGAACTGAGCGACGAAACGCCCCATGACGATGTGGCTACCTTCTCCATGAAGCTGGAAGGCATCGGGGCGCCGAAATACTACAAGAATCTGACCAGCGTGGATTCCGTAGGGACCACGGCGGCTTCTTCCAGTTCTACTACCACTACCGGGAAATGA
- a CDS encoding tape measure protein yields the protein MSSNTINITLEADASGAIRVIKQVSTSVDQLAGKKVGNAGMPELASGAQRASQSLKQTKADTDALASAIGKIKGMIAGAFTVGAITSLGKKALEASANMEVLRQGLDFVLGSSEETDKLINGMRDLGEQSAYDTNELIPLARQWVNMGDDAETAVGKMTKIVDLGSAFGLTSEQIGSATLALSQMAAAGKINGQDMLQLTNANIPAWKLLADHMGLSVAELRKMSEAGELGEDAINELWDAIEERTQGATSRMNGTLMASFSNFEEEIQNSMASIGDIISQAFNLKGILQGGSDMVSSFREALEQIKQDAESVGIGQAIMNQISNVSPELATLLGTIGNIVGEFINIVIAGWNEIYATLSNLDIAAILTVINDVVSRAGPVVLAVVSLIIGAINLILPVVVGLVNAFANAYNTVSPYITSMANLFQQIPVAVSGAITTISTAFSSFVSWLESSVWQPIRNAAVTVINFIVGSWVAFGGFVMAAVQPLVDWFQSSVWQPISEFATAAWNTITALWGQFVEWFAQVMSPVTDVASECWNAICDFASEAWDTISGVWGAVAGWFDSTVVQPIRSAFNNGTSYISQCFQNAYSEITGLFSKLAGWFDSNVVQPIKEKFSKILSLGSSVTGMTVTASGGGDAPAAAQGGVFGRFASGGVVGGRIPALANGGQSNRGTMALIGEAGPETVLPLKKIILGKVGQAIAEASGMDANKKNPVYNTRKSFSDTTKPKDVDAYTKILDETKQKILKINEAQAKFHEEWQKAQEDAAKYTEGGEKTLAFQKQMASNQEKIAKLQEKISSGNGDAKDAEALKTLQLQTQNRIAEYEKEKAAAIAAAQETQDAITNIDAEAEAARQKVKQQAIDQMGSYETQLAQAQYAQKKAMMATELDDFLAQMTAKDEITGQSYATTLANEQYLAEQRRVWMEELMLASVSWGEYMQTMLTNMAVQVQDGIASGIAQCVVEGKKFSQVMSNLAKTLLKQLIQGVIQKVISGWLMAIGLGTSRHKQEMKNTAAETEAAAAKATVMASVATAAVIAANPHMAAGAAALVSGQMGEAAAAAGLISKAAQKVFQDKDSDSGGDKDKKKDNLVINIGADPDSLTKAWNLPHFAKGGVVTGPTAALIGEGRYDEAVLPLKPSLLEKLFGGGDDNRQNTVVATQNIYGNINSRDDEDDLFGGFNDMVLAGLRGA from the coding sequence ATGAGCAGCAACACGATTAACATCACCCTGGAAGCGGATGCCAGCGGGGCCATACGGGTCATCAAGCAGGTGAGCACGTCCGTGGACCAGCTGGCCGGGAAAAAGGTTGGCAATGCCGGGATGCCGGAGCTGGCCAGCGGAGCCCAGCGGGCTTCTCAAAGCCTGAAACAGACAAAGGCTGATACAGATGCCCTGGCCAGTGCCATTGGGAAAATCAAGGGCATGATTGCCGGGGCTTTTACCGTTGGCGCCATCACCAGCCTGGGCAAAAAAGCCCTGGAAGCATCGGCGAATATGGAAGTGCTGCGGCAGGGCCTGGACTTTGTACTGGGTTCCTCCGAAGAAACGGACAAACTGATCAATGGGATGCGTGATCTGGGCGAACAGTCTGCCTATGACACCAACGAATTGATTCCCCTGGCCCGGCAATGGGTCAACATGGGGGACGATGCAGAAACGGCTGTCGGAAAGATGACAAAAATTGTGGACCTGGGGTCTGCTTTTGGTCTGACGTCCGAGCAGATTGGATCCGCTACTCTGGCATTGAGCCAGATGGCAGCAGCGGGGAAAATCAACGGGCAGGATATGCTGCAGCTGACCAACGCCAACATTCCGGCCTGGAAACTGCTGGCAGATCATATGGGCCTTTCCGTTGCAGAACTGCGGAAAATGTCCGAAGCTGGTGAACTGGGCGAGGATGCCATTAACGAACTGTGGGACGCCATTGAAGAACGGACCCAGGGCGCTACGTCCCGGATGAATGGGACCCTGATGGCCAGCTTCTCCAACTTTGAAGAAGAAATCCAGAACAGTATGGCCAGTATCGGCGATATTATCAGCCAGGCCTTCAATCTGAAGGGAATCCTCCAGGGCGGCAGTGATATGGTATCCAGCTTCCGGGAAGCCCTGGAACAGATCAAACAGGATGCTGAATCTGTTGGAATCGGCCAGGCTATCATGAACCAGATTTCCAACGTGAGCCCGGAGTTGGCAACCCTTCTGGGGACCATCGGGAACATCGTCGGGGAATTCATCAACATTGTGATAGCCGGCTGGAATGAAATCTATGCGACGCTTTCCAATCTGGATATTGCGGCCATTCTGACAGTCATCAACGATGTGGTAAGCAGAGCTGGCCCGGTTGTCCTGGCTGTGGTTTCCCTGATCATTGGGGCCATTAACCTGATTCTGCCGGTTGTGGTTGGCCTGGTCAATGCTTTTGCCAATGCCTACAATACGGTGTCCCCCTACATCACCAGTATGGCGAACCTGTTCCAGCAGATCCCGGTGGCGGTTTCCGGCGCTATCACGACCATTTCTACTGCGTTCAGCAGCTTTGTGAGCTGGCTGGAAAGCAGCGTATGGCAGCCTATCCGGAACGCTGCAGTGACAGTCATCAACTTCATCGTGGGTTCGTGGGTTGCTTTTGGCGGCTTTGTGATGGCTGCTGTCCAGCCGCTGGTGGATTGGTTCCAGAGTTCTGTATGGCAGCCAATCAGTGAATTTGCTACGGCGGCCTGGAATACCATCACGGCTCTGTGGGGACAGTTCGTTGAATGGTTCGCTCAGGTCATGAGCCCGGTGACGGATGTGGCTTCCGAATGTTGGAATGCTATCTGCGACTTTGCCAGTGAAGCCTGGGACACCATCAGCGGTGTCTGGGGTGCAGTAGCCGGCTGGTTTGATTCTACTGTGGTGCAGCCGATCCGGTCTGCTTTTAACAACGGTACCAGCTACATTTCTCAATGCTTCCAGAATGCCTATTCCGAGATTACTGGACTTTTCAGCAAGCTGGCGGGTTGGTTCGACAGCAATGTGGTCCAGCCCATCAAGGAGAAATTCAGCAAAATCCTTTCTCTCGGTTCTTCTGTAACCGGGATGACCGTTACGGCTTCCGGCGGTGGGGACGCACCTGCTGCGGCCCAGGGCGGTGTATTCGGCCGGTTTGCTTCCGGTGGTGTTGTAGGTGGCCGTATCCCGGCTCTGGCCAATGGCGGCCAGTCGAACCGTGGGACTATGGCCCTTATCGGGGAAGCGGGCCCGGAAACGGTGCTGCCTTTGAAGAAGATCATTTTGGGGAAAGTTGGGCAGGCGATTGCTGAAGCCTCCGGGATGGATGCCAACAAGAAGAATCCGGTGTACAACACCCGGAAATCCTTCTCTGACACGACCAAACCCAAAGACGTGGACGCTTATACCAAGATCCTGGACGAAACCAAGCAGAAGATCCTGAAAATCAACGAGGCCCAGGCCAAATTCCATGAGGAATGGCAAAAGGCCCAGGAGGATGCGGCCAAGTACACGGAAGGCGGGGAAAAGACCCTGGCCTTCCAGAAACAGATGGCCAGCAATCAGGAAAAGATTGCCAAACTCCAGGAGAAGATCAGTTCTGGAAATGGGGATGCCAAAGACGCCGAAGCGTTGAAAACGCTTCAATTGCAGACCCAGAATCGGATCGCTGAATACGAAAAGGAAAAAGCCGCTGCCATTGCTGCAGCCCAGGAAACCCAGGATGCCATCACCAACATTGATGCTGAGGCAGAAGCGGCCCGGCAGAAGGTCAAGCAGCAGGCCATTGATCAGATGGGCTCTTACGAAACCCAGCTGGCCCAGGCCCAGTATGCCCAGAAAAAGGCCATGATGGCCACCGAACTGGACGATTTCCTTGCCCAGATGACGGCCAAGGACGAAATTACCGGCCAAAGCTATGCGACGACTCTGGCCAACGAACAGTACCTGGCAGAACAGCGCCGGGTGTGGATGGAGGAACTGATGCTGGCTTCCGTCAGCTGGGGTGAGTACATGCAGACCATGCTGACCAACATGGCGGTGCAGGTCCAGGACGGGATTGCCTCCGGAATTGCCCAGTGCGTGGTGGAGGGCAAGAAGTTCAGCCAAGTCATGAGTAACCTGGCCAAGACCCTGCTGAAGCAGCTGATCCAGGGCGTCATCCAGAAAGTGATTTCCGGCTGGCTCATGGCCATCGGGCTGGGGACCAGCCGACACAAGCAGGAAATGAAGAACACGGCAGCAGAAACGGAAGCTGCCGCTGCCAAAGCAACTGTTATGGCCAGCGTGGCCACAGCAGCCGTCATTGCGGCCAACCCGCATATGGCGGCTGGAGCTGCAGCTCTGGTTTCCGGGCAAATGGGCGAAGCTGCTGCAGCTGCAGGATTGATTTCCAAAGCTGCGCAGAAAGTGTTCCAGGACAAGGATTCTGATTCCGGCGGCGATAAGGACAAGAAGAAGGACAATCTGGTGATTAATATCGGGGCTGATCCCGATAGCCTTACAAAAGCCTGGAACCTACCACACTTTGCCAAAGGCGGTGTGGTCACCGGCCCTACGGCTGCCCTGATCGGGGAAGGGCGCTATGACGAAGCGGTATTGCCGTTAAAGCCCAGCCTGCTGGAGAAACTGTTCGGCGGTGGGGACGACAACCGGCAGAATACCGTGGTGGCCACCCAGAACATCTACGGGAACATCAATTCCCGGGATGATGAAGACGACCTGTTCGGCGGCTTCAATGACATGGTCCTGGCCGGACTGCGAGGTGCGTAA